GGCAAGATGGAGCAGAACAGGAGGTGGTGGGGCCAGATGGAGCAGAACAGGAGGTGGTGGGGCCAGATGGAGCAGAACAGGAGGTGGTGGGGCCAGATGGAGCAGAACAGGAGGTGGTGGGGCAAGATGGAGCAGAACGGGAGGTGGGGCAAGATGGAGCAGAACAGGAGGTGGAGCCAGATGGAGCAGAAGGGACGAAGCAGGTAGGAGACATGGATGTTGTGAAGATGAAGGAGGGGAGAGTtgatggagggaagggagagagaagggtggacgGGGGTAGTGAAGGAGTCAGAGCAGAAaatagagaggagacagtgaggggaagggggagattCGGATAATACAATCTGGTGGAAAGGACTTGTAGGAGGTGACAAAAAAGTGAATGATATGGGAGGACGTGGGAATGAAGGGAAAGTAGACATGGGCCTGGGAGATCTGAAAGAGAAAGGTCAAGGTGATGGAACTGAAGGAGAAAAGAGTGGTGGGGAAAATCAACATGACCGAGAGGTGGATTAAGGGCCCGGGGAGGGCGTTGGAGAATGTGACTAAGAAGAAGGCTGCCACAGCTAGCGTGGTGGTGGAGAATACAGTTCCCGACCGACCGATGGCAGCAGCAGCTCACAGGACACTGTCTTCGGCTTGCAGGAGGGGGAGGGGTCCATCAACGGAGGACCAATGAGAACTGCACATCTGAGTGCATCATCTTCAGATTAGAAGTGTCAGCCAGTTAGCATTGTTTCAGTCAACTCCATAGTTCCTTAATAGGTTGACTACATGAGATCTTTACATCAAAGCAGCTATATACACTTGCAGTAGATAGCATAAAACTATTTTGCTGTAAAATGAGCTACAAATCATTCAAAGGCATGTATATACACGCaaggttgggtaggttactttctaaatgtaatccgttacaattactagttacctgtccaaaccTTTAAGCAATGTCATTTTTGGAATatgattactttccccttaagaggcattagaagaagactaAAAGTATCCATCAAATGCATCAGGTGTGTcttcatagtggtctctgacttgtggtcagactcactgaggtggaacaaacttaaacttgcaccttttttcaatgctgaattgaatgtcattgagaaaacagaaaggtgtcaatGTATTTATTCACAAAGATCCTTTCTGAATTTAGTCATCTaatttttttttaagtatctgtaatctgattacaatattgcTGCTGGTACACTGATTTGTTTTTTGTAATCAGAGTACATGTAATCAGATACTCCACTACCCTTTATACAATATTGTTAAGTGATGTAGCCAAATTAAACATGATCTATGAACACCTAGTGATACCGATGTCTGCTCCCATTGGACCACCTGTTTGAGACCAGTACTAACTCTTATTCATTGTCATTATAGACATTCCAACCTAACAATTAGAAAGGATAGAGAATTACAATTTCACTTTGAATACATATTTTCAAACCAATattaaaataacaaaaatatatacaatgTCCTTGTGTGTTCATTATATAAAGCAAATAATTTGAGCAAAACTGGCTATACTGCTCTGACAGTCTCTTCTCTGTTggtcaacctggtctcagagcatttcgtataattctgtatgtaaatccgaaGTACTCCGTTTAGTATGGTGTGTTACGTTTGGTacggttacataagacagatggttacttaaggcaaaacaACCTGGatagagcattttgtattattatatAAGTAAATCCAAGACACTCCATTTTGTATGTTACTTTTCAAATGGTATGTATTAACTTGTGGATATACATCACCCATTTCAAAATATCAAGAGTGAAAGAAGCCCCATCTTCCTGATACAATTCCCATCAAGTACAAAATAGCATCACCTTATGCCATGTACTGTTATTGCTAAACTACTGTACACCTTGACAAAAGTACCACAGGACATTGCATGAACACAAACGTAATTACATTGGGCCTCACGAGTGGCGctgctgtctaaggcactgcagtgcttgaggcgtcgcTATAGATCCGGGATCGATCCCGGTCTGTGTTGCAGCCGGCTGCGACTGGGAGACCCACGAGGCAACGCACAttcggcccagcgtcgtccaggttaggggagggtttggccggctgggatgtcccTGTCCAATTGCGCTGTAgcaggccgggcgcatgcacgctgacacggccACCAGTTgtaaggtgtttcctccgacacattggtgcggctgggttaagcgagcagtgtgtcaagaagcagtgaagCTTgtcagggtcgtgtttcggaggacgcatggctcttaaCCTTTACCTCTAGCGAGTACCTACCTACGAGAGTTGCAGttatgggacaagactaactaccaattggatatcatgaaattggggagagaaaaaaataattacactgaacaaaaatataaccaACACACACTAAAAGCTTCTCTCAAATgttacacatgtttacattgctgtTAGTGAGCATTCTAGCATTCTCAGAAACCGTCTCATGGAAactcatctgcgtgcttgtcatcctcaccagggtcttgaactGACTTCAGTGGAATGCTCACCTACAGTTCATCCAAGATGAGcattggagaagtgtgctctccatggatgaatcccagtttaactgtactgggcagatgagtgtgggcgagcggtttgctgaggTTAACGTTGTCCCATGGTTggtttatggtatgggcaggcataagctacatacaaattttattgatggcaatttgaatgcacagcgataccgtgacaagatcctgaggcacTTCGTCATGCCCTTGATCCCCCatatcgcaaggatctgtacaaaaattcctggaagctgaaaatgtcctagCTCTTCTATGGCCTTCATACTCAGACAGATCACCCATTGaacatgtttggaatgctctggatgaACAAGTACGAGTGTTCCAGTtctcgccaatatccagcaacttcatgcagccattgaagagtgggacaacattccacagaacacaatcaacagcctgatcaactctatacgAAGATGTCACgcagcatgaggcaaatggtggtcacaccagatactgactggttttctgatccacgcctttTTTTGTTGAAGGTACAGTATCTGTGAtgaacagatgcatatctatattcccagttgtgttaaatccataaattagggcccaagaaatgtatttcaattgactgattcctTATATGAACATTAACTCAGTAAACttcaaattgttgcatgttgcgtttatatttttgttcagcatacaAAGCTATTTTATTTTCCCCACAGGTCAAATACAAAATACTTAGAATATACACACATTTTGTTTAAGTTCATTCAGCAAGTTATGAGATCCTTAGATATACATATTAACAATGGAGTAGACAAAGTTGGAAACGCAATCCTATACAAAAcaaatccacacagacagtgtaaCTGTGAAAGATAAATAGAAAAGTTTACAGTTAATAATCTGGTATTATCAGACAGCGCACACCTTGTACAGCACTATAGTTAGGCTACATTAGCATTCCCACAACAAACACAAGAGCCTGTTCTATTAAGAGTCTGATCTGACATCAGGGCAGATTACTGTATAATGTTACCTGACCTAAAGGCAATGACAGTGGGGTTCAAAGATCCTGAGGACTTCAGTGGTCCACTGCTATGGTTCATTAACTAAAGAGCGGGGAGGAGTGGGGTGCCGTCTAAGAGCCACACATCAGGCAGTCGTCGCGGTTCTCCAGGGAACACACCATAGCGGCTCTGTTGAGCTCCTTGATCGCCTCCAAGTTCTTAGCCGACTGAGACTCCTTCAGCTTCTCCTTGTTCAGGGTGAACTGGATGGGGTTGGCTGCAGGCTTGGTCCTCAGGTAGTACATGCCCGTCTTCAGACCCTGAGGAGCAGAAAAGAGGTTAGTGGTTTATTTAATATTTAGCACTACTTTGATCCTCATACGTTGCCTCCCTAGCCAATCACGCCAAGTTCCCATTGTTCTGGGTCCTCGGCGTGGACCTGTCACTCTCCGCCCCTCATGACACACGCTCAACACTTTCAGTCGGACTACAATGCTTCAAGGGGCAGCATCAGCCAGCCATTTTAACACCAGAGTTAAGGGTGGCCCAGGGCTAAGAAAATGCAATCTTATAGAAACTTCAATAGGCAAGCTGACTCACCTGCTTCCAGCCGTAGAAGTGCATGCTGGTGAGCTTGCCGTAGTTAGGCTCAGCGATGTGGATGTTGAGGGACTGGCTCTGGTCTATGAAGGCCCCGCGGTCAGCAGCCATCTTCAGAATAGTCTTCTGGGAGATCTCCCACACAGTCTTATACAGCTCCTTCAGGTCATCTGGGATCTCAGCAATGCCCTAAAGACAAGTAACAATAGAACGACAACTACTAAAAAAGGATAGCACTTTTAAAATCTAACAAAAGGAGTTAGACATGACCTTCACAAAATACAGTCAAAGGGTATAATTGCACTCTGATTAGTCTGGGTTCTCACCTGGATGGATCCGTTCTGACCAATCAGCTGGTTCTTCATCTCCTCATTCCACAGCCCTCTCTCTGTTAGGTCCTTCAACAGATGGGGATTCACAATCTGCAAGGAGCACAAAGAACATTAgtcctcacatacacacaactcTAGCTTTTTACACTCCCAAACTCAAGAGCCTTCTAGTGTTTGAGTATGCTGTGTGTGCAGAAGTCTGTCTATGGAACCCACAGAGAGTGGTACTGACCTGGAACTCTCCAGAGAGGACTCTGCGGGTGTAGATGTTGCTGGTGTAGGGCTCGATAGACTCATTGTTGCCCAGGATCTGGGCTGTAGAGGCCGTGGGCATGGGGGCCAGCAGCAGACTGTTCCTCACACCGTGCCTGGAGAGACGGGGCAGAAGGGTGACTGATGTGATGAAAAAGGCGACAACATTTAAATCCACTTGGTTGGTCATGTATGTGTTGAGACTAGTTGTAGTTGGGTTGGAAAATGGAGGACAATGTTGAGAACTTACTTGGCAATCTTTTCCTTGAGAACTGTCCAGTCCCACAGGTCGGTTGGGGTTTTGTCCCACATGTTGTACTGAAGGATCTGGGGAAAATAACCATTTAAGCCTGAGACCCACACCAGAACATTCTCCTTAATCCAAAATTAACTATCGACAAGTTAGTTACCGTAAACAAAAACCCTACACAGGATATCTAACATCTCAGTTAGGTGTAAGGGTGGTGGTACTCACTCCTTTGCTGACAGGGGAGCCTGGGTAGGTCTGGTAGGCACCGAGCTCAGCAGCAAGCTCACAGCTGGACTCCAGGGCAGCGTAGTAGATGGTCTCAAAGATCTGAGTGTTGAGCTTCTGGGCCTCGGCACTCTCAAAGGGGAAACGCATCAGGATGAAAGCATCAGCAAGACCCTGCACACCGATACCAATGGGCCTGTGGCGCTTGTTGGAGTTCTCAGCCTGGTCAGAGAGGAGGCGAGGCATGGGGCAATCAGTTACTGGTCCACATGAAGATATAACCTGTAGAATCAGACTTGCTGATCATATTATTAGGATCACTAAGTTGAACGCTAGACATTACCTCGACCACAGGGTAGTAGTTGATCTCAATGATCTTGTTGAGGTTCCTGACGATGACCTTGGTGACATAGGCCAGCTTGCTGAAGTCAAATGTTTTCTCTGGGGTGACATACATGTTGAGGGCGATGGATGCCAGGTTACACACTGCCACCTGAGATTGGGAAATAGGAGCCAGATAGATTAGCGTCACACTTTGATGTGATCCAAGGACTGTCGTTGCTtcaacatgtacctaaccataaacacccacgcctttcttaaaatcaatacacagaagtatatatttttaaacctgcatatcttagctaaaagaaatccaggttagcatgcaatattaaccaggtgaaattgtgtcacttctcttgcgttcattgcacgcagagtcagggtatatgcaacagtttgggcagcctggctcattgcgaactaatttgacagaattttacgtaattatgacataacattgcacaaccttcaatgtaacaggaatatttagactgatggatgccacccgttagataaaatacgtaaacggttccatatttcacggAAAGAATAAACATCTTGTTTGAGATGATAGGtaattaatatggtcaaatccggaaactaaggctcgtatttctgtgttattatattataattaagtctatgatttgatagagcagtctgactgagcgatggtaggcaccagcaggctcataagcattcattcaaacagcactttcgtgcgttttgccagcagtgctgctgtttatgacttcaaccctatcaactcccgagattaggctggtgtaacgatgtaatgtgaaatggctagctagttagcggggtgagcgctaatagcgtttcaaacgtcactctctctgagactagttgttccccttgctctgcatgggtaatgctgcttaggagcgaggagaggtacggaagctatactgttacactggcaatactaaagtgcttataagaacatccaagggtatatgaaatacaagtggtatagagagaaatagtcctataattcctataataactacaacctaaaactccttacctgggaatattgaagactcatgttaaaaggaaccaccaactttcatatgttctcatgttctgagcaaggaactgaaacgttagctttcttacatagcacatattgcacttttactttcttctccaacactgtttttgcattatttaaaccgaattgaacatgtttcattatttgaggctaaattgatttgattgatgtattatattaagttaaaataagtgttcattcagtattgttgtaattgtaattacacaaataaaataaaaataggccgattaatcggtatcggcgttgaaaaatcataatcggtcaacctctagtatggccatggtcaaaagtagtgcaccaaatatggaatagggtgcaatttcagACAGCTTCAGTAGTTCAAACAGTTTAGGTAATCGATTGCCCTCACCTCATCATGGCTGGTGTACTCTACAATTTCGGTACAAAGGTTACTGGACTTAATGGTGCCCAGGTTCTGCTGATTGCTCTTCCTGTTGCAGGCGTCCTTGTAAAGCATATAGGGGGTGCCCGTCTCAGTCTGGGACTCAATAATGGCATGCCACACCTGCTGGGCCTTCACCACCCGCTTGACCCGACCCTCCTGCTCATACCTgacgacagacagagacaggcccagTGAGACATTGCACAGGGAGTAGACTGGTATGGAGCAGTTATACCAGGTCAGGAGCACCGGTCTTACATGGTATAGAGCTTCTCAAACTCCTCCCCCCAGCACTCGTCCAGTCCAGGGCAGTCACTGGGGCACATCAGGGACCAGTCCTGTGGGTATGATACACCATTGAGTACTGATATCTTTCAAGATATTCATCTAAACAGAACCACTCCTTATTCCCTTCTTTAATTCAACCTTGAAGAGCGATGTACAAAATATACTAGAGCTCGAATTTCATGAAATTCCATATCTGGTTTGAATACTTCAGTTGATAAATGTTTCTGCATACCTGGTTGCTCTCCACTCTCTTCATGAAGAGGTCAGGGATCCACATGCCGTAGAACAGatctctggctctctgctctTCCTTCCCCGTGTTCTTCTTCAGATCCAAGAAGTCAAACACATCAAAGTGCCACGGCTCCAGGTACATGGCAAACGCACCAGGTCTCTGAGAAGGAGGGCAATGAGCGGGAGTTAAATGCCTGATGACGGTACAGTAAACACAGGCCACAGAGTCTGAAAGACCGTATACATGTTCTCAGAGCCATCAGACTTGGGTGATAGATAGTGGGTCATCTCTGCGCAGAGCGCTAATGCATATCTATGAAGTCATCCTGTGGCCAGAGTCAATAACAAAACCCATATTCAAATTAAATTTCATTCTCACCTTGTTGCCTCCCTGGTCCACATAGCGTGCTGTGTTGTTGTACACTCGGAGCATGGGAACCAGCCCATTGGAATTACCATTTGtcttaaaaacaaaaacaaagaagCCTCAGTAACTGAGTGACTCGCCAAGCATCAATGAAACACGAGTCATTTTTTCTCATGTACAAACTTTCCCCACAATCTGTCAGAGCCATCAATCACACCAAGTACCCACTGTTCTGGGTCCTCGGTGTAGACATAGCCCCATCACTCTACACCCCTCCTGACACTTAGTCGGGCAGTCTTATTTATGAACGTGATCCTCACCCCAGCAATGTAGCTGCCCGTGGCTCTGATGCAGCTGACTGCCACTCCGATGCCCCCTGCTGATTTAGAGATTAGGGCACACTGCTTTAGGGTGTCGTAGATGCCCTCAATGCTGTCATCCTTCATGGCCAACAGGAAACAGCTGAAAAGTCAACAAGGACAACTAATTTAAAACCGATCAAGCGCTTTTCTGGTTTGCACTTAGAACTGTCAAAGATGTCAGTATTTTCTGCAATTCAGTAATCATAGCCTGAGGAATGGCTTCTAGTAGAATGGCAAAAGTAGATCCAAAATATGAAGTGCTTACCTGGACAGTTGTGGGCGGTTGGTGCCAGCGTTGAAGAGTGTGGGCGAAGCGTGGGTGAACCACTTCTCTGACAGCAGGTTGTAAGTCTCGATGACAGCGTCAATGTCAGTCTGATGAATCCCAACTGCCACCCTCATGAGCATGTGCTGGGG
The Oncorhynchus keta strain PuntledgeMale-10-30-2019 chromosome 11, Oket_V2, whole genome shotgun sequence genome window above contains:
- the LOC118390178 gene encoding ribonucleoside-diphosphate reductase large subunit-like encodes the protein MHVIKRDGREERVMFDKITSRIQKLCYGLNSDFVDPTQITMKVIQGLYSGVTTVELDTLAAEIAATLTTKHPDYAILAARIAVSNLHKETKKVFSDVVEDLYNYVNPLNRCHSPMVAKETLDIVLENKDRLNSAIIFDRDFSYNFFGFKTLERSYLLKINGKVAERPQHMLMRVAVGIHQTDIDAVIETYNLLSEKWFTHASPTLFNAGTNRPQLSSCFLLAMKDDSIEGIYDTLKQCALISKSAGGIGVAVSCIRATGSYIAGTNGNSNGLVPMLRVYNNTARYVDQGGNKRPGAFAMYLEPWHFDVFDFLDLKKNTGKEEQRARDLFYGMWIPDLFMKRVESNQDWSLMCPSDCPGLDECWGEEFEKLYTMYEQEGRVKRVVKAQQVWHAIIESQTETGTPYMLYKDACNRKSNQQNLGTIKSSNLCTEIVEYTSHDEVAVCNLASIALNMYVTPEKTFDFSKLAYVTKVIVRNLNKIIEINYYPVVEAENSNKRHRPIGIGVQGLADAFILMRFPFESAEAQKLNTQIFETIYYAALESSCELAAELGAYQTYPGSPVSKGILQYNMWDKTPTDLWDWTVLKEKIAKHGVRNSLLLAPMPTASTAQILGNNESIEPYTSNIYTRRVLSGEFQIVNPHLLKDLTERGLWNEEMKNQLIGQNGSIQGIAEIPDDLKELYKTVWEISQKTILKMAADRGAFIDQSQSLNIHIAEPNYGKLTSMHFYGWKQGLKTGMYYLRTKPAANPIQFTLNKEKLKESQSAKNLEAIKELNRAAMVCSLENRDDCLMCGS